In Bombus fervidus isolate BK054 chromosome 13, iyBomFerv1, whole genome shotgun sequence, a single genomic region encodes these proteins:
- the LOC139993882 gene encoding serine/threonine-protein phosphatase 2A 56 kDa regulatory subunit gamma isoform isoform X2 — MDATKIGKDKGKNGKDGETSDETNKVAGGPPVAAAPPPPTLINKIKYQPGGPVIKKDKRQSSSRFNISKNRELQKLPLLSETQQGNEREELFIQKLRQCCVLFDFESDPLSDLKWKEVKRTALNEMVEYVTKNKNVITEAIYPEAVNMFAVNLFRTLPPSSNPNGAEFDPEEDEPTLEAAWPHLQLVYEFFLRLLESQDFQPSIARRYIDQKFVLQLLELFDSEDPRERDFLKTTLHRIYGKFLGLRAYIRKQINNVFYRFIYETEHHNGIAELLEILGSIINGFALPLKEEHKIFLLKVLLPLHKAKSLSVYHPQLAYCVVQFLEKDPSLTEPVIRSLLKFWPKTHSPKEVMFLNELEEILDVIEPAEFQKVMDPLFRQLAKCVSSPHFQVAERALYYWNNEYIMSLISDNYAVILPIMYPAFYRNSRNHWNKTIHGLIYNALKLFMEMNQKVFDECTQQYYQDRQRERKFMKDRDEAWMRVEALAMRHPNYNAALKGITNTTSGTILQQQLDSPPPDEDGDTDQTPLTLEKIEAKANEAKKMTNSNKTKPLLRRKSDLPQDTYTMRALSDHKRADEYLVTPPDPNNC; from the exons ATG GATGCGACGAAGATCGGCAAGGACAAGGGAAAGAACGGCAAGGATGGCGAGACCAGTGACGAG ACGAATAAGGTAGCAGGAGGACCACCGGTAGCCGCCGCACCACCACCACCAACGTTGATTAACAAAATCAAATACCAACCCGGAGGCCCTGtgataaagaaagataaacGGCAAAGTAGCTCAAGATTTAACATATCGAAAAATCGTGAACTTCAAAAGTTGCCGCTCCTATCCG aaaCTCAACaaggaaacgaaagagaagaattgTTCATCCAGAAACTACGGCAATGTTGTGTGCTATTCGACTTCGAGTCCGATCCTCTTTCGGATCTAAAATGGAAAGAGGTGAAGCGTACTGCCCTCAACGAGATGGTCGAATATGTCACCAAGAACAAAAACGTGATCACGGAGGCGATCTACCCTGAAGCGGTGAACATG TTTGCAGTGAATCTGTTTCGCACTCTTCCACCATCGTCGAACCCGAACGGAGCGGAGTTCGATCCGGAAGAGGATGAGCCAACGTTGGAAGCAGCCTGGCCTCACTTGCAACTAGTTTACGAATTCTTCTTACGATTGCTCGAGTCTCAGGATTTCCAGCCCTCCATCGCTAGACGTTACATAGATCAGAAGTTCGTGTTGCAACTTTTGGAACTATTTGACTCGGAGGATCCACGGGAAAGAGATTTCCTGAAGACAACGCTTCATAGGATTTATGGGAAGTTTTTGGGACTTAGAGCGTACATCAGGAagcaaataaataatgttttttatcgatttatatATGAAACCGAACACCATAATGGAATTGCCGAACTCCTTGAAATTTTGGGAAG TATAATCAATGGGTTCGCACTACCATTAAAAGAAGaacacaaaatatttctattgaaGGTACTTTTACCTTTACACAAAGCCAAATCGCTCTCTGTATATCATCCGCAATTAGCATACTGCGTGGTTCAGTTCCTGGAGAAGGATCCATCATTGACTGAACCTGTTATTAGAAGCCTGTTGAAATTTTGGCCGAAAACACATTCCCCTAAAGAAGTAATGTTTTTGAATGAGCTCGAAGAAATTCTCGATGTGATTGAACCTGCGGAATTTCAAAAAGTCATGGACCCATTATTTAGACAATTAGCGAAATGTGTATCATCTCCACACTTTCAG GTGGCTGAAAGGGCTCTGTATTACTGGAACAACGAATACATAATGTCCCTTATATCGGATAACTATGCAGTCATCCTACCAATCATGTATCCAGCATTTTACAGAAATTCTCGAAATCATTGGAACAAAACTATTCACGGCTTGATTTATAATGCATTGAAGCTATTCATGGAGATGAATCAGAAAGTATTCGACGAGTGTACGCAACAGTATTATCAG GATcgacagagagaaaggaagtTTATGAAAGACAGGGACGAAGCGTGGATGCGCGTTGAAGCATTAGCGATGAGACATCCGAATTACAACGCAGCTTTAAAAGGTATTACGAATACAACATCTGGCACGATATTGCAACAACAATTAGACAGCCCTCCACCTGACGAAGACGGTGATACAGATCAGACTCCGCTCACATTGGAAAAGATAGAAGCGAAAGCGAACGAG GCAAAAAAAATGACCAACTCCAATAAAACAAAGCCACTTTTGCGAAGGAAAAGCGACTTACCCCAAGACACGTACACAATGCGGGCATTGTCCGATCACAAACGCGCAGACGAATATCTTGTTACGCCACCGGATCCTAACAATTGCTAG
- the LOC139993882 gene encoding serine/threonine-protein phosphatase 2A 56 kDa regulatory subunit gamma isoform isoform X1: MSSRQSKKEKDATKIGKDKGKNGKDGETSDETNKVAGGPPVAAAPPPPTLINKIKYQPGGPVIKKDKRQSSSRFNISKNRELQKLPLLSETQQGNEREELFIQKLRQCCVLFDFESDPLSDLKWKEVKRTALNEMVEYVTKNKNVITEAIYPEAVNMFAVNLFRTLPPSSNPNGAEFDPEEDEPTLEAAWPHLQLVYEFFLRLLESQDFQPSIARRYIDQKFVLQLLELFDSEDPRERDFLKTTLHRIYGKFLGLRAYIRKQINNVFYRFIYETEHHNGIAELLEILGSIINGFALPLKEEHKIFLLKVLLPLHKAKSLSVYHPQLAYCVVQFLEKDPSLTEPVIRSLLKFWPKTHSPKEVMFLNELEEILDVIEPAEFQKVMDPLFRQLAKCVSSPHFQVAERALYYWNNEYIMSLISDNYAVILPIMYPAFYRNSRNHWNKTIHGLIYNALKLFMEMNQKVFDECTQQYYQDRQRERKFMKDRDEAWMRVEALAMRHPNYNAALKGITNTTSGTILQQQLDSPPPDEDGDTDQTPLTLEKIEAKANEAKKMTNSNKTKPLLRRKSDLPQDTYTMRALSDHKRADEYLVTPPDPNNC, translated from the exons ATGTCGAGTCGGCagtcgaaaaaagaaaag GATGCGACGAAGATCGGCAAGGACAAGGGAAAGAACGGCAAGGATGGCGAGACCAGTGACGAG ACGAATAAGGTAGCAGGAGGACCACCGGTAGCCGCCGCACCACCACCACCAACGTTGATTAACAAAATCAAATACCAACCCGGAGGCCCTGtgataaagaaagataaacGGCAAAGTAGCTCAAGATTTAACATATCGAAAAATCGTGAACTTCAAAAGTTGCCGCTCCTATCCG aaaCTCAACaaggaaacgaaagagaagaattgTTCATCCAGAAACTACGGCAATGTTGTGTGCTATTCGACTTCGAGTCCGATCCTCTTTCGGATCTAAAATGGAAAGAGGTGAAGCGTACTGCCCTCAACGAGATGGTCGAATATGTCACCAAGAACAAAAACGTGATCACGGAGGCGATCTACCCTGAAGCGGTGAACATG TTTGCAGTGAATCTGTTTCGCACTCTTCCACCATCGTCGAACCCGAACGGAGCGGAGTTCGATCCGGAAGAGGATGAGCCAACGTTGGAAGCAGCCTGGCCTCACTTGCAACTAGTTTACGAATTCTTCTTACGATTGCTCGAGTCTCAGGATTTCCAGCCCTCCATCGCTAGACGTTACATAGATCAGAAGTTCGTGTTGCAACTTTTGGAACTATTTGACTCGGAGGATCCACGGGAAAGAGATTTCCTGAAGACAACGCTTCATAGGATTTATGGGAAGTTTTTGGGACTTAGAGCGTACATCAGGAagcaaataaataatgttttttatcgatttatatATGAAACCGAACACCATAATGGAATTGCCGAACTCCTTGAAATTTTGGGAAG TATAATCAATGGGTTCGCACTACCATTAAAAGAAGaacacaaaatatttctattgaaGGTACTTTTACCTTTACACAAAGCCAAATCGCTCTCTGTATATCATCCGCAATTAGCATACTGCGTGGTTCAGTTCCTGGAGAAGGATCCATCATTGACTGAACCTGTTATTAGAAGCCTGTTGAAATTTTGGCCGAAAACACATTCCCCTAAAGAAGTAATGTTTTTGAATGAGCTCGAAGAAATTCTCGATGTGATTGAACCTGCGGAATTTCAAAAAGTCATGGACCCATTATTTAGACAATTAGCGAAATGTGTATCATCTCCACACTTTCAG GTGGCTGAAAGGGCTCTGTATTACTGGAACAACGAATACATAATGTCCCTTATATCGGATAACTATGCAGTCATCCTACCAATCATGTATCCAGCATTTTACAGAAATTCTCGAAATCATTGGAACAAAACTATTCACGGCTTGATTTATAATGCATTGAAGCTATTCATGGAGATGAATCAGAAAGTATTCGACGAGTGTACGCAACAGTATTATCAG GATcgacagagagaaaggaagtTTATGAAAGACAGGGACGAAGCGTGGATGCGCGTTGAAGCATTAGCGATGAGACATCCGAATTACAACGCAGCTTTAAAAGGTATTACGAATACAACATCTGGCACGATATTGCAACAACAATTAGACAGCCCTCCACCTGACGAAGACGGTGATACAGATCAGACTCCGCTCACATTGGAAAAGATAGAAGCGAAAGCGAACGAG GCAAAAAAAATGACCAACTCCAATAAAACAAAGCCACTTTTGCGAAGGAAAAGCGACTTACCCCAAGACACGTACACAATGCGGGCATTGTCCGATCACAAACGCGCAGACGAATATCTTGTTACGCCACCGGATCCTAACAATTGCTAG
- the LOC139993882 gene encoding serine/threonine-protein phosphatase 2A 56 kDa regulatory subunit gamma isoform isoform X3, which translates to MVHVDGYIPFSTGGLPKSPSFHQGLALATVLSRESNKPYLTNFTSHYQPLRPLLIETQQGNEREELFIQKLRQCCVLFDFESDPLSDLKWKEVKRTALNEMVEYVTKNKNVITEAIYPEAVNMFAVNLFRTLPPSSNPNGAEFDPEEDEPTLEAAWPHLQLVYEFFLRLLESQDFQPSIARRYIDQKFVLQLLELFDSEDPRERDFLKTTLHRIYGKFLGLRAYIRKQINNVFYRFIYETEHHNGIAELLEILGSIINGFALPLKEEHKIFLLKVLLPLHKAKSLSVYHPQLAYCVVQFLEKDPSLTEPVIRSLLKFWPKTHSPKEVMFLNELEEILDVIEPAEFQKVMDPLFRQLAKCVSSPHFQVAERALYYWNNEYIMSLISDNYAVILPIMYPAFYRNSRNHWNKTIHGLIYNALKLFMEMNQKVFDECTQQYYQDRQRERKFMKDRDEAWMRVEALAMRHPNYNAALKGITNTTSGTILQQQLDSPPPDEDGDTDQTPLTLEKIEAKANEAKKMTNSNKTKPLLRRKSDLPQDTYTMRALSDHKRADEYLVTPPDPNNC; encoded by the exons ATGGTTCACGTGGATGGATATATTCCTTTTTCGACTGGTGGCCTGCCAAAAAGTCCAAGCTTCCACCAGGGGCTCGCCTTGGCTACTGTTTTATCTCGAGAATCGAATAAACCTTACTTGACCAACTTCACTTCGCATTATCAACCGTTACGACCCCTATTAATCG aaaCTCAACaaggaaacgaaagagaagaattgTTCATCCAGAAACTACGGCAATGTTGTGTGCTATTCGACTTCGAGTCCGATCCTCTTTCGGATCTAAAATGGAAAGAGGTGAAGCGTACTGCCCTCAACGAGATGGTCGAATATGTCACCAAGAACAAAAACGTGATCACGGAGGCGATCTACCCTGAAGCGGTGAACATG TTTGCAGTGAATCTGTTTCGCACTCTTCCACCATCGTCGAACCCGAACGGAGCGGAGTTCGATCCGGAAGAGGATGAGCCAACGTTGGAAGCAGCCTGGCCTCACTTGCAACTAGTTTACGAATTCTTCTTACGATTGCTCGAGTCTCAGGATTTCCAGCCCTCCATCGCTAGACGTTACATAGATCAGAAGTTCGTGTTGCAACTTTTGGAACTATTTGACTCGGAGGATCCACGGGAAAGAGATTTCCTGAAGACAACGCTTCATAGGATTTATGGGAAGTTTTTGGGACTTAGAGCGTACATCAGGAagcaaataaataatgttttttatcgatttatatATGAAACCGAACACCATAATGGAATTGCCGAACTCCTTGAAATTTTGGGAAG TATAATCAATGGGTTCGCACTACCATTAAAAGAAGaacacaaaatatttctattgaaGGTACTTTTACCTTTACACAAAGCCAAATCGCTCTCTGTATATCATCCGCAATTAGCATACTGCGTGGTTCAGTTCCTGGAGAAGGATCCATCATTGACTGAACCTGTTATTAGAAGCCTGTTGAAATTTTGGCCGAAAACACATTCCCCTAAAGAAGTAATGTTTTTGAATGAGCTCGAAGAAATTCTCGATGTGATTGAACCTGCGGAATTTCAAAAAGTCATGGACCCATTATTTAGACAATTAGCGAAATGTGTATCATCTCCACACTTTCAG GTGGCTGAAAGGGCTCTGTATTACTGGAACAACGAATACATAATGTCCCTTATATCGGATAACTATGCAGTCATCCTACCAATCATGTATCCAGCATTTTACAGAAATTCTCGAAATCATTGGAACAAAACTATTCACGGCTTGATTTATAATGCATTGAAGCTATTCATGGAGATGAATCAGAAAGTATTCGACGAGTGTACGCAACAGTATTATCAG GATcgacagagagaaaggaagtTTATGAAAGACAGGGACGAAGCGTGGATGCGCGTTGAAGCATTAGCGATGAGACATCCGAATTACAACGCAGCTTTAAAAGGTATTACGAATACAACATCTGGCACGATATTGCAACAACAATTAGACAGCCCTCCACCTGACGAAGACGGTGATACAGATCAGACTCCGCTCACATTGGAAAAGATAGAAGCGAAAGCGAACGAG GCAAAAAAAATGACCAACTCCAATAAAACAAAGCCACTTTTGCGAAGGAAAAGCGACTTACCCCAAGACACGTACACAATGCGGGCATTGTCCGATCACAAACGCGCAGACGAATATCTTGTTACGCCACCGGATCCTAACAATTGCTAG
- the LOC139993882 gene encoding serine/threonine-protein phosphatase 2A 56 kDa regulatory subunit gamma isoform isoform X4, whose product MRAFKRIRERMYEKKKCGKETQQGNEREELFIQKLRQCCVLFDFESDPLSDLKWKEVKRTALNEMVEYVTKNKNVITEAIYPEAVNMFAVNLFRTLPPSSNPNGAEFDPEEDEPTLEAAWPHLQLVYEFFLRLLESQDFQPSIARRYIDQKFVLQLLELFDSEDPRERDFLKTTLHRIYGKFLGLRAYIRKQINNVFYRFIYETEHHNGIAELLEILGSIINGFALPLKEEHKIFLLKVLLPLHKAKSLSVYHPQLAYCVVQFLEKDPSLTEPVIRSLLKFWPKTHSPKEVMFLNELEEILDVIEPAEFQKVMDPLFRQLAKCVSSPHFQVAERALYYWNNEYIMSLISDNYAVILPIMYPAFYRNSRNHWNKTIHGLIYNALKLFMEMNQKVFDECTQQYYQDRQRERKFMKDRDEAWMRVEALAMRHPNYNAALKGITNTTSGTILQQQLDSPPPDEDGDTDQTPLTLEKIEAKANEAKKMTNSNKTKPLLRRKSDLPQDTYTMRALSDHKRADEYLVTPPDPNNC is encoded by the exons ATGAGAGCGTTTAAGAGGATAAGGGAGAGAATgtacgagaaaaagaaatgtggAAAAG aaaCTCAACaaggaaacgaaagagaagaattgTTCATCCAGAAACTACGGCAATGTTGTGTGCTATTCGACTTCGAGTCCGATCCTCTTTCGGATCTAAAATGGAAAGAGGTGAAGCGTACTGCCCTCAACGAGATGGTCGAATATGTCACCAAGAACAAAAACGTGATCACGGAGGCGATCTACCCTGAAGCGGTGAACATG TTTGCAGTGAATCTGTTTCGCACTCTTCCACCATCGTCGAACCCGAACGGAGCGGAGTTCGATCCGGAAGAGGATGAGCCAACGTTGGAAGCAGCCTGGCCTCACTTGCAACTAGTTTACGAATTCTTCTTACGATTGCTCGAGTCTCAGGATTTCCAGCCCTCCATCGCTAGACGTTACATAGATCAGAAGTTCGTGTTGCAACTTTTGGAACTATTTGACTCGGAGGATCCACGGGAAAGAGATTTCCTGAAGACAACGCTTCATAGGATTTATGGGAAGTTTTTGGGACTTAGAGCGTACATCAGGAagcaaataaataatgttttttatcgatttatatATGAAACCGAACACCATAATGGAATTGCCGAACTCCTTGAAATTTTGGGAAG TATAATCAATGGGTTCGCACTACCATTAAAAGAAGaacacaaaatatttctattgaaGGTACTTTTACCTTTACACAAAGCCAAATCGCTCTCTGTATATCATCCGCAATTAGCATACTGCGTGGTTCAGTTCCTGGAGAAGGATCCATCATTGACTGAACCTGTTATTAGAAGCCTGTTGAAATTTTGGCCGAAAACACATTCCCCTAAAGAAGTAATGTTTTTGAATGAGCTCGAAGAAATTCTCGATGTGATTGAACCTGCGGAATTTCAAAAAGTCATGGACCCATTATTTAGACAATTAGCGAAATGTGTATCATCTCCACACTTTCAG GTGGCTGAAAGGGCTCTGTATTACTGGAACAACGAATACATAATGTCCCTTATATCGGATAACTATGCAGTCATCCTACCAATCATGTATCCAGCATTTTACAGAAATTCTCGAAATCATTGGAACAAAACTATTCACGGCTTGATTTATAATGCATTGAAGCTATTCATGGAGATGAATCAGAAAGTATTCGACGAGTGTACGCAACAGTATTATCAG GATcgacagagagaaaggaagtTTATGAAAGACAGGGACGAAGCGTGGATGCGCGTTGAAGCATTAGCGATGAGACATCCGAATTACAACGCAGCTTTAAAAGGTATTACGAATACAACATCTGGCACGATATTGCAACAACAATTAGACAGCCCTCCACCTGACGAAGACGGTGATACAGATCAGACTCCGCTCACATTGGAAAAGATAGAAGCGAAAGCGAACGAG GCAAAAAAAATGACCAACTCCAATAAAACAAAGCCACTTTTGCGAAGGAAAAGCGACTTACCCCAAGACACGTACACAATGCGGGCATTGTCCGATCACAAACGCGCAGACGAATATCTTGTTACGCCACCGGATCCTAACAATTGCTAG
- the Zpr1 gene encoding zinc finger protein Zpr1: MAGDQKQSTEAKTKPIFRDLSAEDPEPETTEIESLCMNCEKNGVTRLLLTKIPHYKDIVVMSFDCEHCGFQNNEIQNSGKIADKGIRITLQVKTLRDLNRQIVKSDYTSVKIPSLDFEIPSRSQKGEITTIEGIIERTIVGLEQDQSGRRQKCPDAASQIDHFLEKIRKLKSLEKPFTIIFEDISGECHVENPKPMLKDEGCTIVQFKRTMEQDHILGIYSENDTDDTLLKPIQEGEYPLEQIEGEVLSFRTNCPECNFPCETNMKLTKIPHFKEVVIMATVCESCGHRTNEVKSGGGIEPTGVKIEVTVTGREDFSRDLLKSETCHMEIPELELEIGPAALGGRFTTVEGILIAIKEQLSSSTAFSGDSSDPETVKRMEAFISHLNEVLEGKQKITLVLDDPAGNSYIQSLSDEGLDSGLKIIKYERSFDQNEELGLNDMKVEDY, encoded by the exons ATGGCAGGAGATCAAAAACAAAGTACTGAAGCAAAGACAAAACCAATATTTCGTGATTTGTCGGCTGAAGATCCGGAGCCAGAAACAACAGAGATAGAAAGTCTCTGTATGAATTGCGAAAAAAAT GGTGTTACTAGATTACTCTTGACAAAGATTCCGCATTACAAAGATATTGTGGTGATGTCCTTTGATTGCGAACACTGTGGCTTTCAAAATAATGAGATACAAAATAGTGGAAAAATTGCAGACAAGGGAATTAGGATAACGCTGCAAGTTAAAACTCTTAGAGATCTGAATCGTCAAATAGTTAAATCAGACTACACTAGTGTAAAAATTCCATCCTTGGACTTTGAGATTCCATCTAGATCACAAAAAGGAGAGATTACGACAATTGAGGGAATAATAGAAAGAACTATTGTGGGATTGGAGCAAGATCAGTCTGGAAGGAGACAAAAATGTCCAGATGCTGCGTCTCAAATTGACCACTTTCTTGAAAAGATAAGGAAGCTTAAATCTTTAGAGAAGCCCtttactataatatttgaaGATATATCAGGCGAATGTCATGTAGAGAATCCAAAACCCATGTTAAAAGATGAAGGATGTACTATAGTGCAGTTTAAAAGAACAATGGAGCAAGATCATATTTTAGGAATCTACTCGGAAAATGATACAGATGATACTTTGTTGAAACCTATACAAGAAGGAGAATATCCTTTGGAACAAATTGAAGGAGAAGTACTTTCTTTCAGAACAAATTGTCCAGAGTGTAATTTTCCATGTGAAACCAACATGAAATTAACCA AAATTCCACATTTTAAGGAAGTTGTAATTATGGCAACGGTTTGCGAGTCTTGCGGACACAGAACGAACGAAGTCAAGAGCGGAGGAGGTATCGAACCCACGGGAGTGAAAATAGAAGTCACAGTTACAGGAAGAGAGGACTTTAGCCGTGACTTGTTAAAATCCGAAACTTGCCATATGGAAATACCCGAATTGGAGTTAGAAATCGGTCCCGCTGCCTTAGGTGGACGTTTCACTACAGTAGAAGGCATTTTAATAGCGATAAAAGAGCAATTATCATCATCAACAGCTTTCAGCGGTGATAGTAGCGATCCAGAAACTGTTAAACGGATGGAAGCCTTCATATCTCACTTAAATGAGGTTTTGGAAGGGAAACAAAAGATTACGCTTGTATTAGATGATCCAGCAGGCAATAGTTACATTCAGAGCCTGTCAGACGAAGGTTTAGATAGCGgtttaaaaatcattaaatatgaaagaagTTTCGATCAGAACGAAGAACTGGGGTTGAACGATATGAAAGTCGAAGACTATTAA
- the LOC139993841 gene encoding dynein axonemal light chain 1 gives MSEAKATTCKEAIQRWEEKTGLIASEQKEIILSFQWPPIERMDNNLAALTAVEKLSLSTNMIEKITGINSLKNLKILSLSRNNLKTFSGLEAVGEHLEELWISYNQIEKIKGVNVLKALKVLYMSNNLVKDWAEFNRLQEIPNLEDLLFINNPICENMDTESWRSQATRRLPKLKKLDAIPVV, from the exons ATGAGTGAA GCTAAAGCAACAACATGTAAAGAAGCTATTCAACGTTGGGAAGAAAAAACTGGTTTGATCGCCAGCGAACAGAAAGAAATCATTTTGTCTTTTCAATGGCCTCCGATTGAGAGAATGGATAATAATTTAGCGGCACTTACCGCCGTCGA GAAATTATCTCTCTCAACAAATATGATAGAGAAAATTACTGGTATCAATtctttaaagaatttaaaaattctatctcTGAGCCGTAACAATCTTAAGACGTTCTCCGGATTGGAAGCAGTTGGAGAACATTTAGAAGAATTATGGATATCATATAATCAgatcgaaaaaattaaaggtGTTAACGTATTAAAAGCGCTGAAAGTACTTTACATGTCGAATAATTTGGTAAAAGACTGGGCGGAGTTTAATCGTCTACAAGAAATACCGAATCTCGAAGATTTATTGTTCATTAATAATCCTATTTGTGAAAATATGGACACGGAATCTTGGCGTAGTCAGGCAACCAGAAGACTTCCAAAACTGAAGAAACTTGATGCTATACCGGTTGTATAA
- the LOC139993842 gene encoding sideroflexin-2-like, which yields MNVNERIDIDKSLWDQSTYIGRLKHFAFITDCRMIFVNDQKLREAKQFCDDYKRGNIPPGTRMSDVIRAKQLRDGAFHPETGELIPSVTRLSFQMPTSVIFTASMLACQKSTLAIIIIQAVHQIHNAIVSDVYKSKLNGGDKSVKKAYLCAIATGSIMTICCKRILAQKSHNFTRCLPFCAVTTGHIINLPVIRYKEITTGIPIYMKDKTEPFMKSKVAAVKSVCECLVSKIAMSIPCFLLIPIITQKLMPYCFSQHRPWTLISIQTGLCAIGCIFAIPSALAIFPERNSMSPILMKLHPSEYEEFKEHAKEHIDKVYYNKGL from the exons ATGAACGTCAACGaaagaattgatattgataaatCATTATGGGATCAATCTACGTATATTGGTAGACTGAAACATTTCGCTTTCATTACTGATTGCCGTATGATTTTTGTGAACGATCAGAAATTAAGAGAAGCTAAACAATTCTGTGATGATTACAA AAGAGGCAATATACCTCCCGGAACACGAATGTCCGATGTTATTCGTGCAAAGCAACTCAGGGACGGTGCATTTCATCCAGAAACTGGTGAATTAATACCTAGTGTTACCAGATTGTCCTTTCAAATGCCTACTTCAGTTATATTTACGGCGTCTATGTTAGCGTGTCAAAA AAGTACCCTtgctataataataattcaagcAGTACATCAAATACATAATGCTATTGTAAGTGACGTGTACAAAAGTAAGCTAAATGGCGGTGATAAAAGTGTAAAAAAAGCATATTTATGTGCAATTGCAACAGGCTCTATCATGACTATTTGTTGCAAAAGAATATTGGCTCAAAAATCACATAATTTTACT AGGTGTCTGCCATTTTGTGCAGTGACTACTGGTCACATAATAAATTTGccagttatacgttacaaagaGATCACAACAGGAATTCCAATATACATGAAAGACAAAACAGAACCTTTCATGAAATCAAAAGTAGCAGCTGTGAAGAGTGTTTGTGAATGTTTAGTCTCAAAAATAGCTATGTCCATACCATGCTTTCTTCTCATTCCAATCATCACTCAGAAACTTATGCCCTATTGTTTTTCTCAGCATCGACCATGGAccttaatttcaattcaaacTGGTTTATGTGCTATAGG ctGCATATTTGCAATTCCGTCCGCCCTTGCGATTTTCCCCGAACGAaa CTCTATGAGTCCGATATTGATGAAGTTGCATCCATCCGAATATGAAGAGTTTAAGGAACATGCGAAAGAACATATAGATAAAGTGTATTATAATAAAGGTCTATAA
- the Tfb4 gene encoding transcription factor B4, translated as MSNEIETSLLIIVLDVNPVQRIIKQETRILTQCLDSTIVFANAHLMQSSNNQLAVIACHSHGAKFLYPCEKPLEIRQIDGQYEKFTMIERTVRQQLQQVINEISMDKPLNGESLISGALTMALCYVARLEREKVAGEKIYSRILVITASNDSATQYMNYMNIFFTAQKMGIILDVCSLDQELTLLQQGCDITGGNYLKVPQLNGLLQYLLWIFLPDPNVRSKLVLPPPVKVDYRAACFCHQELIDIGYVCSICLSIFCKFSPICTTCHTVFKIPGPIPMKMKKKKKNVDIVH; from the exons ATGTCAAATG aaatagaaacaagtttattaataattgtattagacgtaaaccctgtgcaaagaattataaaacagGAAACAAGGATATTGACGCAATGCTTGGATTCTACCATTGTTTTTGCGAATGCTCATTTAATGCAATCGTCTAATAATCAACTTGCTGTGATAGCATGTCATAGCCATGGAGCAAAATTCTTATATCCTTGTGAAAAACCACTAGAAATTAGACAAATTGACGGACAATACGAAAAGTTTACCATGATTGAACGCACCGTAAGGCAACAATTGCAACAAGttatcaatgaaatttccatGGACAAACCATTAAATGGAGAAAGTCTTATATCTGGGGCATTGACTATGGCATTGTGTTATGTTGCAAGGTTAGAAAGGGAGAAAGTTGCtggtgaaaaaatatattcaagaaTCCTTGTGATCACAGCTAGTAACGATTCAGCAACACAATATATGAATTACATGAACATATTTTTCACTGCTCAAAAAATG GGAATAATATTGGATGTATGCAGTTTAGATCAAGAATTGACTTTACTTCAACAAGGCTGTGATATTACTGGTGGGAATTATCTAAAAGTGCCCCAACTTAATGGATTATTACAGTATTTATtg tgGATATTTTTACCAGACCCAAATGTTAGATCAAAGTTAGTACTTCCACCACCTGTGAAAGTAGATTATAGAGCAGCATGCTTTTGTCACCAagaattaattgatattggCTATGTATGCTCCATATGTTTATCaa tattttgtaaatttagtCCAATATGCACAACCTGCCA CACAGTATTCAAAATACCAGGACCTATtcctatgaaaatgaaaaaaaagaaaaagaatgtagATATAGTGCATTAA